TTGAACGTCATTACGGCATTGCTGAATTCTTACATCGACCGAAGGAGCGGAACAGCGCCCGTCTTCACCAAGGACCTGACGCTTCAAGCCGACAGCGCTAGTGTACAGTCGCTTCGAAATGACCTAAAGCCTAGCCTAATTGTGTtaacggttgcgctcgaggtGTGCGGGTAGCCTGCTCCAACCGGACTGCAGAAATGAGTAAGGGTCTCACAGcgtcacttcgagcgcaaatATGCAGAACTCGTAATGGGGCAACCCCTTGTGTTATGGTTAGGGAAAGATGATCTACTCAGCAAAaagtcaataaaatcaatgaagatTCGCTTTATATatggttttgtttcttttgtctGTTAGTCACATCCCTCTAATGATCCCAGTTAAGGCAAATAGAACGTTTACTTGTTGCTGATCCTGCACGCTGACTATATTCATCCAGGAAACGCTGTGAACACGCAATGATTGGATTGGAAACACTGGAAACCAAAAAAGACGGGCAGGTCTCTATAAGCGTTAGCGATAGATTCGACCAGCGCTTCTTATGTTCTCGACCTCATGGTCAGTTACCCAGAATGTTTCTTATGAACTCCATCTCATCTGCCACTCGTTGTCTGTTAGTCAGTTCCCCCCAAAAATGCGTTTTTATCTACGTTTCGAGGAATTTGCAACAAGAATGGTGTTTTTGGGCTTTTTAAAATGTAACAATTAACAGAATATCAATTTTGAACTATGTATTTCTTGAAGAACGACAAGAATTCTCCATATATTTGATGTGCACATCGTGATATTTCAAAGCCTTTCTTCACATAAGCTTGATACTGTAGTAGATAACGTGTACGAAAActgaaaatcacttttttcattagaaaataCAGGCGACCTTGTAACAAGTTCTTACAGATTCTAACAATTTCTTCCGTATAAAATGTtgcaaagcaaagaaaagaattgtttgcacaatttaagcatagaaaaaaagattttttgtttcgttattACACGAATAAGAATGAATAAGTAGAGGTCCCCAGTTTGAAGATGCAGCAAATCGGATTGCTATTCCTATAGTGGAcgcaaaatgacatgaaacacggtgcagttgcacaagCGTCTGCGCTTGAAGGGGTgaggagcgcagcggttagtaTTTAGTGAGGACTCTTGCTACGACCGTTCATTACTGGAgttccgcttcgagcgcaaccgcttgcgtaacagcaccgtgcttcatgtcgttttaactcgACTATATGTTTATTTGGTAATAAGGTTGTTGACAAGGATAAAATGTcaggtgttaatcaatccgcttgggatgcgacTTCGCTACCACCCTGGTtgaccacggatctcccttaTTGGaaggatcacagccggttagtcgcgaagCTATTCGTTAGCTGGCTTAATACCCCCAGCTATGTTTGTCTAGATCGGGAATTGCCATGACGAACGACCTGATCTCCGGGCTGGGCAGAAGGAAGCCAGAGGCATAGGGAgcatacaagagcatcgaggatgtagtgaagagaactaagaacatccggctcAGCGCtgacctattcaacaccaccgttcttgCTGTTTTAaccttcacttcaaaaacgtgggcgtttcgcaagcaggaggagAACGTAATTGAAacggtgatgctaggagtatcccgctttaCACAGGTGAAAggagggattcgaagttcactcctacgttaccgatcgaagattagagacgctgccgcatatgcctaggaaagtaaaattaggtgggtcggacacgtgatgcgctttaacgcaATCGTTAGGCCAGAGCCGTAAACGACCGGTTACCACGTAACATCAAACGGCGCAGGAAGACCTCCGATCAGATGGTCAGACTGCTTTAGGAagtccttcaagaaaaaaaaaatacgacgCTCTTCGAGTTCCTTGCGAGAAGAGATGCCATTGAGCAACACTTGCACGCGATCaggaaaatggaagagttaCTGGTACCCGCTCGAggaaatcgatgaacaacgggacCACAGATGACAGATGAAGGTTGTTGAAACTAGTGTCTATTGTTTcataattgttttaaaagattaaaagaataaagagcACAGCGTTGATCAATTCCTATGGGAATGCATCTACGTATTCGATTCCAGTTCAGAATCTTCTAAAGCGTGTggagccttacaatgactatTTGCGGGGGCGagctgatgtatcaagtcgATGCTTTTTATCCGCCGGACAaatctggtactaatttatcgacgcaGGTGGGATGAAAGCTTTGGTTGGCAATAGTTcggtttcgaactatcaaTTGAACAGTGCAGTGCAAACCTATCGCTGACCACGACactccattttcatttcaagaaACTATTGCGATTCTGTATGGTTTATCTCTTTTCAGCGCTGTATTCGTCGCGACGACTATGCAAATTCCTGCCACTTCATATAGTTaaccatttcatttttctaagtAGGAAGAATGTGCATTTCGGACATGATTTTACTTATTCCTATAGTACAGCTGCTACCAGATGTCAAGCTTTCCATCGAAACGTAAAGGTAGTTTCAGGACATACCTAGAAGTTCAACTATTGATACGAAGAACTCGAACACTTTCTGTAcacctaaaaaaaagttcttaagACAACAATAAATTCTCTGCTGCATAGTGGCAAATATGCTTTGTGTTATCAAATTCTCTACTTTGAAGCGCAGCAGTGATTTGAATAGCAGTATGTAACCACTTAACAGAATATAAGGAAGATAAGTGAACTAGCATGCTTATGTGATATATTCTCaggaaaacagacgaaaaacAGACAAACAGTAGACATCAGGCTATTCGCTACAGTCCAGTTAATGGCTCCGTATTACAAAATTGTGGAAATCTGATGggaaacatagagttcggggaGTATATTACGAAGACAACCGTGGCCGGGCGAAATTTCTCCTCCTTTACAAAAGGCTTGAGAAATGGCATTTGCTGCTACGAGAAAGTTTgaacgcaccacccttgtgcacgcaacGCATCCACATACGAGCCTGTTCATGTAACAGCAATTAATAAACTGCTGAAGGAATCGAAGCATGTAAAATGGTTGGGGGTTCTATCAAACCCCACAGGAACTACTATTgtttccaggccgttttttttaggacgattaggggaaatgGAGAGAGACCACGCTCATATTAGTAATCTAAATCCCGAACTATATGTTCTCCATCAGCTTTCCACACATGGTCAATTTCACGATACGCTGCCTACAAGCAACATAACAAACTAACAGTCCAATGAagtcctcagaaaaaaaaacccagtaATCCGTTAGAAACTAAATATCGATGCGAAACCGTCTTTGGATCTTTGcccaagtagaaaaaaagagaaaaagaaatgcataTAATGCATTTACCTACCCATGGAGTCAAAAAGTGCTGTAAATGATCTAGCAAGAAGATAAACGACCAACATTAAGcccagagcctggaaaaactGTGGTAATCGGAAGTTTCTTGTTAGCATGGTTAAATCTGAACCTACCGCTACTCCAATAGTGATCAGAAAGAATAATCTGTTTACGCTTTTTATAGCAATATAACCAAGAACAAAGCAGGAAATCTTAatcaaatcaacaaaatattcGATAACTATGTGAATTATAGTTAAAGTCTCTTATAATTCTATCTTTTACAACATGGGTAAAGTCTAGTTGGGGGCACTCATTTGGCCCGTATtgacttatttttttagttataGAAATAAGAACGAGGTTGAGTGCGTTGTGATTTAGCCGATTCAGAACAATTGAAACATAGTGCGATTACGCAGGTGACTGCTCTCGAAGGAGCAGAGCTAGCGGTTGCGGTAGACGTGGGACCCTCGATCACCATTCATCCTTGTCGAGCGAAATAGGCTAGCAAGTGTCCCACCTTGAGTGCAATCGTTTACGTAGTTACACCAGGCTTCAGATCCTTTTATCCTGAGTATACGAGGAAATCTTCATCGTCATCCGTTCCAAGTCATTCAGAATTATTCTTTCCAAAATGGGCAACGACCGTTCATGTAGAATCGTTTGTACGAATTTTGCTTTGTATGTTAGTGAAACATTTGTTCTTAGTTTTTACTAGTACACAGATTAATAAGTAAGTCGTGACAGTAGATAAAACTGCTTACCTTGATTAACATGTAAAACCCGAGTACTATTGCAAACAGTACTGTTGACTGGATCAATCTAATAAATGTGAAGAAGACAGTTCCAAATAACACACCCAACAAAACAAGCATATCAAACTGAAGAAATAACATCAttgaaaagtcgaaaaaaaaatccagaacggCAAAAGGTGAACTATCAACTTTTCGAAATAGGTATGGAGGACGTAATATGCAAATATAGCTTACGAGTGCATTTCCAAATATGTAGTAGACAGGAGTGGTTATTAGTTCCTGAAAATCTGTCAATAAACACAGAACGCTTTCTCTCTATGTCAGAGCATGCCGTAAGTAAACTTCACAATGCTTATTTATTCACAacataaattaatttgaaaaaaaaacgaaataaacgtTAAAATGCGTTTTTGATTGAAACAGGttatagaaaagagaaattgcaGAGGAAGCACGCGCTAAGACAACGACGTCGCGTCACGTCGTCGCGATTGAACAAGTGCGACAGCGATCGTTCATCAGAAAACATCGATTACGGgagctaaaaagaaaaaaaaactgatttttgaGATCGTTTTAAAGAAGGCTAACAAAGATTTATTGTGCGGTTGAAGATAATCATAATGGGAATCTCCGTCACGTCAATATTTCCCATCACTTTTTCTCTCCGATGTCGGCGAGATGCTCAGCAAAGTACTTAAAAGCTATGAAGTGAAACGGTATGAAGCTTGCTCTTGTTTCTCAAAAGAAGTGGACGCGAAAATTCCTTGATCAGTCTTATCCGCTGATCACGGCAACAGTTGAAGACAGCTGGAAGTTCcaagtatagtagggtcaaaacggcacgaagcacgtacgcaattgcgtacgcggcttctctttGGTGGAGCGCGGCTGTTAGtggcgtggtgaaacccttgctggcccCATCAATCGCTGTAATttgcgaaggtcccaccttgGTTCCAACTACTGCTTccatcgcgccgtttcgagtgcatacgcaaatgcaccgtgacTACACtcatgattcatgtcgttttgaaccttCATACGTCGGATCAAGACGATCTAATGTCTGGTGCTGTTAAGTAGGTGGTTACGCTCTAAGCGGCGCGTACATTCAGTGGTTGCGACCGAGTTAGGAGcgccgctagctccactcggACTGCAAAAAAGTGGAGCTAGTGGCGGTCCTACATCGATCGCAACCACTGGTTGaacgcgccgcttcgagagcagtCGCCTACGCAGCTACACTAgcctcaggtcgttttgacccaactactAGAAATGAGAGTACTTGTAACATTTATGACGGGGTTGCAGTTGACTTACCGTTGAATACTTCTGCGTACATAGACGAAAGTTTGTGGTTTGCTTACCTTTGGATCCCGACGTACGCTGGCGAAGGTCTGAAGCAGTATTACTATGTACAAAACGAAGCACTTatacggtcaaaacgacgtgaagctcggcgcagttgcgtaagcgcaggcgctcgaagcggcgcggttgaaATAGCGgctgaaatcgaggtgggaccattgggAACACCAGCAATAAATGGTGGTAGCAGGGTCCtaactcgatcctaaccactacgctccatcgcatcgcttcgagcgcaatcgcttacgcaacggtgtcgtgcttcatgtcgttttgaacctgcTATGAGAGAAATGgttaattttccagaaattccttgCCTTCCAGAAATTGAAGGCTGCGAAGAAATGAACTTACTGAATTTGGTGATTGTGAATAATTGGAACGTGCAAGCCCAGCATACAACCTATCCAGATTAGTTTCTTCATCTTCACAGATTAAGCTTGTGCTCTGGCACGTCTTTTCACTAAACGTCGTCTAGGAATGAAAGCGTTATCAAAATTGCGGAGGCATACCTGATCTCCCGAGCACTTGCACTTTCACCAACCATCTTATAGGACC
The Necator americanus strain Aroian chromosome I, whole genome shotgun sequence genome window above contains:
- a CDS encoding hypothetical protein (NECATOR_CHRI.G444.T1), giving the protein MVGESASAREISEKTCQSTSLICEDEETNLDRLYAGLARSNYSQSPNSTFASVRRDPKELITTPVYYIFGNALFDMLVLLGVLFGTVFFTFIRLIQSTVLFAIVLGFYMLIKISCFVLGYIAIKSVNRLFFLITIGVAALGLMLVVYLLARSFTALFDSMGVQKVFEFFVSIVELLVFVHVIYYSIKLM